A region from the Candidatus Nanopelagicales bacterium genome encodes:
- a CDS encoding site-specific DNA-methyltransferase — protein MSPWTPSGPNLVIEADNMNVLPKLPDGAFRMIYLDPPFNTGKVQKRQSLRTTQSAVGTRVGFKGQTYETIRGQVTSYNDSFEDYWAFLEPRLEEAWRLLASDGTLYLHLDFRESHYAKVLLDALFGRGCFLNEIIWAYDYGARSSKKWPAKHDNILVYVKSAQGYYFNNEAVDREPYMAPGLVTQEKADRGKLPTDVWWHTIVSPTGKEKTGYATQKPEGIVRRMVQASSRPGDWVMDFFAGSGTLGAVAAQLDRRFVLVDNNPEAIDVMEARLGRGSHLWQDKLAVLRKQD, from the coding sequence ATGAGCCCATGGACGCCCAGCGGCCCGAACCTCGTGATCGAGGCGGACAACATGAACGTGTTGCCCAAGCTGCCCGACGGGGCTTTTCGCATGATCTACCTGGATCCGCCCTTCAACACAGGGAAGGTGCAGAAGCGCCAATCTCTGCGAACGACACAGTCAGCCGTCGGAACCCGGGTTGGCTTCAAGGGGCAAACCTACGAAACGATCAGAGGCCAAGTCACCTCGTACAACGACTCGTTTGAGGACTACTGGGCCTTCCTGGAGCCGCGCCTGGAAGAGGCCTGGCGGCTGCTGGCGTCGGATGGCACGCTCTATCTGCATCTGGACTTTCGGGAAAGCCACTACGCCAAGGTGCTCCTGGACGCCCTATTCGGTCGTGGCTGCTTCCTGAACGAGATCATCTGGGCCTACGACTACGGAGCCCGGAGCAGCAAGAAATGGCCCGCCAAGCACGACAACATCCTCGTTTACGTCAAGTCAGCACAGGGCTACTACTTCAACAATGAGGCCGTTGACCGAGAGCCGTACATGGCACCGGGCCTGGTCACGCAGGAGAAGGCGGACAGGGGCAAACTGCCTACCGATGTTTGGTGGCACACCATCGTGTCGCCCACCGGCAAGGAGAAGACGGGCTACGCCACGCAGAAGCCCGAGGGAATAGTCCGCCGAATGGTGCAGGCAAGTTCCCGACCGGGGGATTGGGTAATGGATTTCTTCGCTGGCAGCGGAACCCTAGGCGCGGTTGCCGCACAGCTGGATCGACGCTTCGTCCTAGTCGACAACAATCCCGAAGCGATCGACGTCATGGAGGCACGACTCGGGCGCGGGTCGCACCTCTGGCAAGACAAGCTAGCGGTGCTGCGGAAGCAGGACTGA
- a CDS encoding MFS transporter, which produces MSPEAQDQADSVPPRAALVLTALLLGAVVANINLSIANVALPDIGRELGASQAQLTNIATGFTLALASTVLYLGAIADVYGRKLMFLLGAALSVPTALLAAYAPNPTVLAGARFLGGLAAAMLFPTTLSLISALFSGGARTRAVALWSGVGGGSAVLGTLLGGILLARLWWGSVFLVTAPIAVIVLLLGIWVLPSKAGEAATAVDHAGGVLSFVAVASLVLGLETLANGLSATLMSMLLVAVAAGLLFFRRQRRAPRPLIDMAETRPRTFWVSALAGTIGFGCLIGSMFIGQQFTQNVLHYTPLDAALVTLPAGLLMILASFPAATLIAKKGGRVTMSLGLCGFLAGFAIMLLLWHPGASVLVIVSAYGFAGFGAGLTMASASHSLMASLPIARGGMGSAFLDLTRDFGGAIMNAIMGTVLAVFYAASLMARFRELPPAEASSISQSVGREMTSSYAGAEQVASGYPDHAQAIIQAASQAFTEGKSAALAVALVLSGLALVLLLVKYPRRADEEAFFAEVEANDPQRPSASPGDAKPA; this is translated from the coding sequence GTGAGCCCGGAAGCCCAAGATCAGGCCGATTCGGTCCCTCCGCGAGCCGCCCTCGTCCTGACAGCCCTGCTTCTGGGCGCTGTCGTCGCGAACATCAATCTGAGCATCGCCAACGTCGCTCTTCCGGACATCGGACGCGAGCTCGGAGCATCGCAAGCACAGTTGACCAACATCGCCACCGGATTCACCCTCGCCCTGGCATCAACCGTGCTGTACCTCGGAGCGATCGCGGACGTGTACGGCCGCAAGCTGATGTTCTTGCTGGGCGCCGCATTGAGCGTGCCGACCGCACTGCTAGCCGCCTACGCGCCCAATCCGACGGTGCTAGCCGGAGCTCGCTTCCTCGGCGGCCTCGCAGCGGCGATGCTGTTCCCAACCACGCTGTCGCTGATATCGGCATTGTTCAGCGGAGGCGCCAGAACCCGAGCCGTGGCCTTGTGGTCGGGTGTCGGCGGGGGCTCGGCCGTGCTCGGAACGCTCTTGGGCGGAATCCTGCTGGCCCGCCTCTGGTGGGGCTCGGTGTTCCTCGTGACAGCACCCATCGCGGTCATCGTCCTGCTGCTGGGCATTTGGGTTCTACCGTCCAAAGCTGGAGAAGCCGCCACAGCCGTTGACCACGCAGGCGGAGTGCTTTCCTTCGTGGCCGTGGCGTCGCTCGTCCTCGGGCTAGAAACGCTGGCAAACGGGCTGTCCGCGACCTTGATGAGCATGCTGCTCGTGGCCGTCGCAGCCGGACTGCTGTTCTTCCGCAGGCAGCGCCGTGCGCCACGCCCGCTGATCGACATGGCAGAGACGCGGCCGCGCACATTCTGGGTCTCAGCACTCGCCGGGACGATCGGGTTCGGGTGCCTGATCGGATCGATGTTCATCGGACAGCAGTTCACTCAGAATGTCCTGCACTACACGCCATTGGATGCCGCGCTAGTCACACTGCCCGCCGGCCTCTTGATGATCCTCGCCTCCTTCCCAGCCGCCACGCTGATCGCCAAGAAAGGCGGGCGGGTGACGATGTCTTTGGGTCTGTGCGGCTTCCTCGCGGGATTCGCGATCATGCTGCTGCTTTGGCACCCGGGCGCGAGCGTGCTCGTCATCGTTAGCGCCTACGGGTTCGCTGGCTTCGGCGCAGGACTCACGATGGCGTCAGCCTCACACTCGCTCATGGCCTCGCTGCCGATCGCGAGAGGCGGAATGGGATCGGCGTTCCTGGATCTGACGAGGGACTTCGGCGGCGCGATCATGAACGCGATCATGGGCACTGTGCTGGCGGTCTTCTACGCCGCCTCGCTGATGGCGAGGTTCCGAGAGCTGCCACCCGCCGAGGCGTCGAGCATTAGCCAAAGCGTTGGGCGCGAGATGACCTCCTCTTACGCAGGAGCCGAGCAGGTGGCTTCGGGCTACCCTGACCATGCCCAGGCCATCATCCAAGCCGCCAGCCAGGCGTTCACCGAAGGCAAGTCGGCAGCACTAGCAGTCGCCCTGGTGTTGTCGGGGCTGGCTTTAGTACTCCTGCTGGTCAAGTACCCCAGGCGCGCGGACGAGGAAGCGTTCTTCGCCGAAGTCGAGGCCAACGATCCTCAGCGTCCGTCAGCGAGCCCCGGGGACGCTAAACCGGCATGA